One Lactobacillus crispatus DNA segment encodes these proteins:
- the tilS gene encoding tRNA lysidine(34) synthetase TilS yields the protein MKINDFFEQHQIDLKDKRLLVAASAGPDSMALLDMLVNLQKQLSFTVFAAHFDHQLRADSSYEVEVLQNYCAQKKICLFNGKWDKHDQPQTGIEAAAREARYHFLTNVAHSERMNYLLTAHHGDDLLENILLKFIRSGNPEEMNSLQDIGSMHGVVLLRPLLAYSKQELLEYDQEREIDYVIDSTNTEDETVRNRLRHHVVPLLKEENPNLISNALRFSEKMSQLTDLADEQLNSMRTVEPFLGAWRIKTDNLNDLSTEEKNIFWQKIIWQKYHRRVNENLGNFEVIDYQGYSYLVENKPQKIVQPFSIELNQQFEFNGAYYLLTTDRQADLKEIGSFWLERDAHFTAGSLVPASKLLLKNGQRVKAKKKFAEKAIPFALRSCCISIYVENEPVFVEKCYQKQDFITDGKHYFLYIY from the coding sequence ATGAAAATTAATGATTTTTTTGAACAACATCAGATTGACTTAAAGGATAAAAGACTATTAGTAGCCGCAAGTGCGGGACCGGATTCCATGGCTTTACTAGATATGCTAGTTAATTTGCAAAAACAACTAAGTTTTACTGTTTTTGCGGCACATTTTGATCATCAATTGCGTGCGGATAGCTCATATGAAGTAGAAGTTTTGCAAAATTATTGTGCTCAAAAGAAGATTTGCCTGTTTAATGGCAAGTGGGATAAACATGATCAGCCCCAAACGGGAATTGAGGCAGCGGCGCGAGAGGCACGATATCATTTTTTGACTAATGTTGCTCATAGCGAGCGAATGAACTATTTATTAACTGCGCATCATGGTGATGATTTGCTAGAAAATATTTTGCTCAAATTTATTCGCTCGGGAAATCCTGAAGAGATGAATAGTTTGCAAGATATCGGCTCTATGCATGGCGTTGTTTTGCTTAGACCACTATTAGCCTATAGTAAGCAAGAATTACTCGAATATGATCAAGAGCGTGAAATTGACTATGTAATAGATTCAACTAATACGGAGGATGAGACTGTTCGAAATCGACTGCGTCATCATGTGGTGCCATTATTAAAAGAGGAGAATCCTAATTTAATTAGTAATGCACTGCGTTTTAGTGAAAAAATGAGTCAATTGACGGATTTGGCGGATGAGCAGTTGAATAGTATGAGAACGGTTGAGCCATTTTTGGGTGCTTGGCGAATTAAAACGGACAACTTAAATGATTTATCTACAGAAGAAAAAAATATTTTTTGGCAAAAGATAATCTGGCAAAAATATCATCGCCGGGTAAATGAAAATTTGGGCAATTTTGAGGTGATTGATTATCAAGGTTATAGTTATTTAGTTGAAAATAAGCCACAGAAAATTGTGCAGCCATTTAGTATCGAACTGAATCAGCAATTTGAATTCAACGGAGCTTATTATTTACTAACTACTGATAGGCAAGCTGATTTGAAAGAAATAGGAAGCTTTTGGCTAGAAAGGGATGCACATTTTACTGCGGGAAGTCTAGTACCTGCTAGCAAATTATTGTTGAAAAATGGTCAACGAGTTAAGGCGAAAAAGAAATTTGCAGAAAAGGCAATTCCCTTTGCCTTGCGCTCTTGCTGCATTTCAATTTATGTTGAAAATGAACCTGTTTTTGTAGAAAAATGTTATCAAAAACAAGACTTTATCACAGATGGTAAACATTATTTCCTATACATTTATTAA
- the hslO gene encoding Hsp33 family molecular chaperone HslO, whose product MSDYLVKSIDKTKNLRLLTITAKGVVSEAQKRHDLWSASAAVLGRTLVGSLLLAGAELTDKEELTVRLLGNGPVGPTIVTATSDLKVKGYVKNPHIALPPKKNGHIDVKKAVGQGWFEVTKDLGLKEPYTGQVPIVSGEIAEDFAYYLTKSEQIPSAVGLSVFVNPNNSIGEAGGFMLQALPGASDALIDKTIKRIDALPALSTSFLDGMTPEDLARKILGTDCKILEKDDVAFNCDCSKEKYAGILETLKSDQLEAMINEDHGAELTCNFCGNKYHYSEDELKDILAKKNKDKDY is encoded by the coding sequence ATGAGTGATTATTTAGTAAAGTCAATTGATAAGACTAAAAACTTACGCTTGTTAACCATTACCGCTAAGGGTGTAGTGAGTGAAGCACAAAAGCGGCACGACTTGTGGTCAGCTTCAGCTGCTGTGCTTGGTCGTACTTTAGTAGGATCTCTTTTACTTGCTGGTGCAGAATTGACAGATAAGGAAGAATTGACAGTCCGTTTATTAGGCAATGGCCCTGTTGGTCCAACCATCGTGACAGCTACCTCCGATTTGAAGGTAAAGGGTTATGTTAAGAATCCACATATTGCTTTACCACCTAAGAAAAATGGTCATATTGATGTGAAAAAGGCTGTTGGACAAGGATGGTTTGAAGTAACTAAGGACCTTGGCTTGAAGGAACCATACACAGGTCAGGTACCAATTGTTTCTGGTGAAATTGCTGAAGATTTTGCTTACTATTTGACTAAGTCAGAACAAATTCCGTCAGCTGTTGGTTTGTCAGTATTTGTTAATCCAAATAATTCAATCGGTGAAGCTGGTGGCTTTATGTTGCAAGCACTTCCTGGTGCTAGTGATGCTTTGATCGATAAAACGATTAAGCGAATTGATGCATTGCCAGCACTCTCAACTTCATTTTTGGATGGAATGACGCCAGAAGACTTAGCACGTAAAATCTTAGGAACCGATTGTAAGATTCTTGAAAAAGATGATGTAGCCTTTAACTGTGATTGTTCTAAAGAAAAGTATGCTGGTATTTTGGAAACTTTGAAGAGCGATCAATTGGAAGCAATGATTAATGAAGATCATGGTGCCGAACTTACTTGCAATTTCTGCGGTAACAAGTATCATTATTCAGAAGATGAATTGAAAGATATTTTAGCTAAAAAGAACAAAGATAAAGATTATTAA
- a CDS encoding septum formation initiator family protein, translated as MNHGPRIYNSLSPEEQRARLRRKQAKLEKETHRKRLNVIMAVFAIIFVALGVQIAIKISQTGRLNNQVQAEKQTLTKVKNKRNDLETEKQDLKDPNYVAKLIRYKFYYSKSNEKIYNVHERNDDN; from the coding sequence ATGAATCATGGTCCACGTATATATAATTCGTTGAGTCCAGAAGAGCAGAGGGCGCGTCTTAGACGTAAACAGGCTAAACTAGAGAAAGAAACACACCGCAAGCGGTTGAACGTAATTATGGCAGTTTTTGCTATCATTTTCGTTGCTTTAGGTGTACAGATTGCAATCAAGATTTCTCAAACTGGACGACTGAATAATCAAGTACAAGCTGAAAAACAGACTTTAACTAAAGTAAAAAATAAGAGAAATGACTTAGAAACTGAAAAGCAGGATTTGAAGGATCCAAATTATGTTGCTAAGCTGATTCGTTATAAATTCTATTATTCTAAATCAAATGAGAAGATTTATAACGTGCATGAAAGAAATGATGATAACTAA
- a CDS encoding S1 RNA-binding domain-containing protein, which translates to MEKYQAGNRVTGVINNITDLGIFVTLPNRHSGLVHHSDFGNNWLRERRRYHVGDEVRVVVVHIHKGRFNLSITRVNDPELVDHDNQFSKTKPADFDQVLNQTTRDAKEEIEKLKQVLTEN; encoded by the coding sequence ATGGAAAAGTATCAAGCTGGTAATCGGGTGACTGGTGTAATTAATAACATTACTGACTTGGGCATCTTTGTTACTTTACCTAATCGGCATTCTGGTTTGGTTCATCATAGTGACTTTGGCAATAATTGGCTACGCGAACGTCGTCGTTATCATGTTGGCGATGAAGTGCGCGTGGTTGTGGTGCACATCCATAAAGGGAGATTTAATTTATCGATCACTCGAGTGAATGATCCGGAATTAGTTGACCATGATAATCAATTTTCTAAGACAAAGCCAGCTGATTTTGATCAAGTCCTGAATCAAACAACGCGGGATGCTAAAGAAGAAATTGAAAAGCTAAAGCAAGTATTAACTGAGAATTAA
- the pth gene encoding aminoacyl-tRNA hydrolase, whose amino-acid sequence MKIIAGLGNPGQKYDKTKHNTGFMTMDHYLNEKGLSLDKDKFEGHWTKQKINGEDVILLEPQTFMNESGRSVSQVANFFKVDPADVLIIQDDMDMPIGKIRIRANGKSGGHNGIKSIIRDLGTEKFNRLKIGIRHPKNTTVVSWVLTPFNDEQQKLMDDAFATSVDIIDDFISGHGSQYLMNKYN is encoded by the coding sequence ATGAAGATAATTGCAGGTTTAGGTAATCCAGGACAAAAATATGATAAAACAAAGCATAATACTGGTTTCATGACAATGGATCATTATTTGAATGAAAAGGGTTTGTCACTGGATAAAGATAAATTTGAAGGTCATTGGACTAAGCAAAAAATAAATGGTGAAGATGTAATTTTGCTTGAGCCGCAAACCTTTATGAATGAATCAGGTCGTTCAGTTAGTCAAGTGGCTAACTTCTTTAAGGTTGATCCAGCAGATGTGCTAATTATTCAAGATGATATGGATATGCCAATTGGTAAAATTAGAATTAGAGCTAATGGCAAATCTGGTGGACATAATGGAATTAAAAGCATCATTCGAGATTTAGGGACGGAAAAGTTTAATCGTTTGAAGATTGGTATTCGTCATCCGAAAAATACAACGGTTGTTTCATGGGTTTTGACACCATTTAATGATGAACAACAAAAATTGATGGATGATGCATTTGCGACAAGTGTAGATATTATTGACGACTTTATCAGCGGACATGGTAGTCAATATTTAATGAATAAATATAATTAA
- a CDS encoding RNA-binding S4 domain-containing protein, with amino-acid sequence MRIDKFLKVSRLVKRRTVAKEMADQGRIKVNGRVVKSSYDVKIDDIIEVGYGAKTIKAKVLNIRETTKKAEASELYELVD; translated from the coding sequence ATGAGGATTGATAAATTTTTAAAAGTTTCACGATTAGTTAAGAGAAGAACCGTAGCTAAAGAAATGGCTGATCAAGGTAGAATCAAAGTCAATGGTCGAGTTGTAAAATCAAGCTACGATGTAAAAATTGATGATATTATTGAAGTAGGTTACGGCGCCAAAACCATCAAGGCTAAGGTGTTAAATATTCGCGAGACCACGAAAAAAGCAGAAGCAAGTGAACTGTACGAGCTAGTTGATTAA
- the ftsH gene encoding ATP-dependent zinc metalloprotease FtsH → MKNNRNRLLSNGLFYIVVFLLLLWGINWALGGSNNSGSSENISYSQFVKDLRQGKVKNFSVQPANGVYTVSGSYKTAQTTKNQSNNSFDFFSNNSSRKVSRFSTTMLQNDSTVSNAQNLAQKSNARMTTQGESQSGNWISTIVMLVPTVLFIVMLWMMMNQGGAGRGGGGGIMNFGRSHVKPEDPSKNKVRFSDVAGEEEEKQELVEVVEFLKDPSKYTKLGARIPSGVLLEGPPGTGKTLLARAVAGEANVPFYSISGSDFVEMFVGVGASRVRDLFNNAKKNAPSIIFIDEIDAIGRRRGNGTGGGNDEREQTLNQLLVEMDGFEGDEGVIVIAATNRSDVLDPALLRPGRFDRKVLVGRPDVRGREAILKVHAKNKPLAPDVDLKEVARQTPGFVGADLANVLNEAALVAARRNGTEITASDIDEAEDRVIAGPAKKDRLISEKERRRVAFHEAGHSICGLVLSDSRTVRKVTIVPRGRAGGYNIMLPKDDQFILTKKQLFEQIVGLMGGRAGEEATIGDKSTGASNDFEQATQIAHSMVVNYGMTESLGMVELEKEGESNPYGFKPYSEATSAKIDEAVKKILDEAHAKALEIVKDNKEKHRIIAEALLKYETLNEKQIMALYKTGKMPEKDEDEYPSESKASTYEEAKAAAEKREVEKAEKKDSDQALADQEKDTLETPSEKNHEVEENNPENPEKDQSENETSTQDTSADDEHKDN, encoded by the coding sequence ATGAAGAATAACCGGAATCGGCTGCTTTCAAACGGCCTTTTCTATATAGTTGTGTTCCTTCTGCTCCTATGGGGAATCAACTGGGCACTCGGCGGCTCTAACAATAGTGGTAGCTCAGAGAATATCAGTTACTCACAATTTGTTAAAGATTTGCGTCAAGGCAAAGTTAAAAACTTTAGTGTTCAACCTGCTAATGGTGTTTACACTGTTTCAGGTAGTTACAAGACTGCACAAACAACAAAGAATCAATCAAATAATAGTTTTGATTTCTTTAGTAATAATTCAAGTAGAAAAGTTTCGCGCTTCTCTACTACCATGTTACAGAATGATTCTACCGTTTCTAACGCGCAAAACTTGGCACAAAAAAGTAATGCTCGGATGACAACTCAAGGAGAATCACAATCTGGCAATTGGATTTCGACCATTGTCATGCTTGTGCCAACCGTTTTGTTTATCGTCATGCTTTGGATGATGATGAACCAAGGTGGCGCTGGACGTGGTGGTGGCGGCGGAATAATGAATTTCGGTCGTTCACACGTCAAGCCAGAAGATCCTTCTAAGAATAAGGTTCGTTTCTCTGACGTAGCCGGTGAAGAAGAAGAAAAGCAAGAATTAGTCGAAGTAGTTGAATTTTTGAAAGATCCATCTAAGTACACTAAGTTGGGTGCAAGAATCCCATCTGGTGTTTTACTTGAGGGTCCTCCTGGTACTGGTAAGACTTTGCTTGCTCGTGCTGTAGCTGGTGAAGCTAACGTGCCATTTTATTCAATCTCAGGTTCAGACTTCGTTGAAATGTTTGTCGGTGTTGGTGCTAGTCGTGTACGTGACCTGTTTAACAATGCCAAGAAAAATGCACCAAGTATTATCTTTATCGATGAAATTGATGCCATTGGTCGTCGTCGTGGCAATGGCACCGGCGGTGGTAATGATGAACGTGAACAGACTTTGAACCAATTATTGGTTGAAATGGATGGTTTTGAAGGCGATGAAGGTGTTATTGTCATTGCTGCTACTAACCGTTCAGACGTCTTAGACCCAGCTTTGCTTCGTCCTGGTCGTTTTGACCGTAAGGTATTGGTAGGTCGTCCTGACGTTCGTGGTCGTGAAGCTATTTTAAAGGTTCACGCTAAGAACAAGCCACTTGCACCTGATGTTGATTTGAAGGAAGTTGCCCGTCAAACTCCTGGCTTTGTAGGTGCAGATTTGGCTAACGTCTTGAATGAAGCCGCATTAGTTGCTGCTCGTCGTAATGGTACTGAGATTACTGCATCAGATATTGATGAAGCCGAAGACCGTGTGATTGCCGGTCCAGCTAAGAAGGATCGTTTGATTTCTGAAAAAGAAAGAAGACGTGTTGCTTTCCACGAAGCTGGTCACTCAATCTGTGGTTTGGTCTTAAGCGACTCACGTACTGTACGTAAAGTTACTATCGTACCTCGTGGCCGTGCTGGTGGTTATAACATCATGTTGCCTAAAGATGATCAATTCATTTTGACTAAAAAGCAATTATTTGAACAAATTGTTGGTTTGATGGGTGGTCGTGCAGGTGAAGAAGCAACCATTGGTGATAAGTCAACTGGTGCTTCTAACGACTTTGAACAAGCTACTCAAATTGCGCATAGCATGGTAGTTAACTATGGTATGACCGAATCCTTAGGTATGGTTGAGCTTGAAAAGGAAGGCGAAAGCAATCCTTACGGCTTTAAGCCATATAGTGAAGCAACTTCAGCTAAAATTGATGAAGCTGTAAAGAAGATTTTGGATGAAGCTCATGCTAAGGCCCTTGAGATCGTTAAGGACAACAAAGAAAAGCATAGAATCATTGCCGAAGCTTTGCTCAAGTATGAAACCTTGAATGAAAAGCAAATTATGGCCTTGTATAAGACTGGTAAGATGCCTGAAAAAGACGAAGATGAATATCCGAGTGAATCAAAGGCTTCAACTTATGAAGAAGCTAAGGCTGCTGCAGAGAAGCGCGAAGTTGAAAAGGCAGAAAAAAAGGATTCAGATCAAGCATTAGCTGATCAAGAAAAAGATACCTTGGAGACTCCATCTGAAAAGAATCATGAAGTTGAAGAAAATAATCCTGAGAATCCCGAAAAGGATCAATCAGAAAATGAAACTTCAACTCAAGATACTTCTGCAGATGATGAGCATAAAGACAATTAA
- a CDS encoding L-lactate dehydrogenase → MPRDERPRKVILVGDGAVGSTFAFSMVQQGIAEELGIIDIAKEHVEGDAIDLADATPWTSPKNIYAADYPDCKDADLVVITAGAPQKPGETRLDLVNKNLKILSSIVEPVVESGFEGIFLVVANPVDILTHATWKMSGFPKDRVIGSGTSLDTGRLQKVIGEMEHVDPRSVNAYMLGEHGDTEFPAWSYNNVGGVKVSDWVKAHGMDESKLEDIHKEVANMAYEIINKKGATFYGIGTASAMIAKAILNDEHRVLPLSVPMDGQYGLHDIHIGTPAVVGRKGLEQIIEMPLSDKEQELMTASADQLKKVMDKAFKETGVKVRQ, encoded by the coding sequence ATGCCAAGAGATGAAAGACCTCGTAAAGTTATTCTTGTTGGTGATGGTGCTGTAGGTTCAACCTTCGCATTCTCAATGGTACAACAAGGTATCGCCGAAGAATTGGGTATTATTGATATCGCTAAGGAACACGTTGAAGGTGACGCAATTGACTTAGCTGATGCTACCCCTTGGACTTCACCAAAGAATATCTATGCAGCTGACTACCCTGACTGTAAGGATGCAGACTTAGTAGTTATCACTGCTGGTGCTCCACAAAAGCCAGGCGAAACTCGTCTTGACCTTGTTAACAAGAACTTGAAGATTTTATCATCAATCGTTGAACCAGTTGTTGAATCAGGCTTTGAAGGTATTTTCTTAGTTGTTGCTAACCCAGTTGATATTTTAACCCACGCAACTTGGAAAATGTCAGGTTTCCCTAAGGATCGTGTTATCGGTTCAGGTACTTCACTTGATACTGGTCGTCTTCAAAAGGTTATCGGTGAAATGGAACATGTTGACCCACGTTCAGTTAATGCTTACATGCTTGGTGAACACGGTGATACTGAATTCCCAGCATGGAGCTACAACAATGTTGGTGGCGTAAAGGTTAGTGACTGGGTTAAGGCTCACGGTATGGATGAATCTAAGCTTGAAGACATCCACAAGGAAGTTGCTAACATGGCTTACGAAATCATTAACAAGAAGGGTGCTACTTTCTACGGAATCGGTACTGCTTCAGCAATGATCGCTAAGGCTATCTTGAACGATGAACACCGTGTACTTCCACTTTCAGTTCCTATGGACGGTCAATATGGCTTACATGACATTCACATTGGTACTCCTGCAGTTGTTGGCCGTAAGGGTCTTGAACAAATCATTGAAATGCCATTAAGTGACAAGGAACAAGAATTGATGACTGCTTCTGCAGATCAATTGAAGAAGGTTATGGACAAGGCATTTAAGGAAACTGGCGTTAAGGTTCGTCAATAA
- the mfd gene encoding transcription-repair coupling factor, with the protein MRLTEILDKDQDLNNFISKTKQVKNSLITGANAGAFSLLLKQITTKLAVPLILIEENESKAQNLYGELSAIMADETVQIFPVDATIATQTAVSSPDELSSRIQALNFLLSGKAGIVVTTPQGLQYKLTNPTDFAQAKRSFEPGQEYELKELNEWLLASGYQRDSLIARPGEFAIRGDILDVYPLDRENPVRIEFFGDEIDTIKEFDLASQRSQKELDKVEVAAAQDRVFTKDAIAAAAKKIEQDMANAPAPAKAVKDHFAAVLDELNDGGLPKNYAFLIDYLLEISSSLLEYLPKNGQILFDDLPLINQAVETVDKQNAAFINDELKTGAMLPGQSLRSDYTKILSKDKHHRIYFSLFQRSMGRLRLGQMLNWSTREPEQFFSQMPLIKSELESYQKAGQTVILQADNEKRAQQIDQTMVDFGLNLPIVGADEIVEQRTQIVVDGFVSGFSLPTVKLVYLTERELFNKRPQRKKRIKTLENAQRLRNYTELKPGDYVVHVNHGIGRFEGIKTLENNGTKRDYITITYQHGDQLFVPADQLSLVQKYVGSEGKTPHINKLGGSEWAKTKRKVQSKVEDIADDLIELYAKRESEKGFAFSPDDDLQKQFEDAFPYPETPDQLRSVKEIKQDMESSKPMDRLLVGDVGFGKTEVALRAAFKAIQDNKQVAFLVPTTILAQQHYETIQDRFKDFPVNTAMLSRFQTLVESKEIIEGLKNGKIDLVVGTHRILSQDVKFKNLGLLIVDEEQRFGVKHKEKLKQLKANIDVLTLTATPIPRTLHMSMVGVRDLSVMETPPQNRYPIQTYVMEQISSVVRDACLREMQRDGQVFYLHNRISDIDETVEKLQELMPQARIAAAHGRMSQNQLEDILYRFLNREFDILVTTTIIETGIDMPNVNTMIIEDADHYGLSQLYQLRGRIGRSARLAYAYFLYKPNKVLTEVGEKRLDAIRDFTELGSGFKIAMRDLSIRGAGNMLGAQQHGFIDSVGYDLYSQMLADAIKQRKGKTTVKKSNAEIDLGLEAYIPDSYIGDQEEKIEFYKKIKAVSSQEELGKIEDELIDRFGDYPTAVENLLAVAGLKVDADMAQVLNVVKTDDKIKVEFTNAASRELEGPNIFKALEHVSLKARISMNQEKRMVVLLLLPDKMKNRVLFNELATFLQAASDIVQR; encoded by the coding sequence ATGCGTTTAACAGAGATTTTAGATAAAGATCAAGATTTAAATAATTTTATTTCAAAAACAAAACAAGTAAAAAATTCACTAATCACTGGCGCTAATGCCGGTGCTTTTAGTCTATTGCTAAAACAGATAACAACTAAATTAGCAGTTCCTCTTATTTTAATTGAAGAAAACGAAAGTAAAGCACAAAACTTATATGGTGAACTCAGTGCCATTATGGCAGATGAAACTGTGCAAATTTTTCCAGTAGATGCTACAATTGCAACGCAAACGGCAGTTAGTTCGCCTGATGAACTGAGCAGCCGAATTCAGGCACTTAATTTTTTGTTAAGTGGTAAGGCAGGAATAGTGGTAACAACGCCGCAGGGGCTGCAATACAAACTGACCAATCCAACTGATTTTGCGCAGGCAAAGCGGAGTTTTGAGCCAGGTCAAGAATATGAACTAAAAGAACTCAATGAATGGTTGCTTGCTTCAGGGTATCAGCGTGATTCTTTGATAGCACGGCCAGGCGAATTCGCCATCCGTGGTGATATTTTAGATGTTTATCCACTAGATCGAGAAAATCCCGTGCGAATCGAATTCTTTGGTGACGAAATAGATACAATTAAGGAATTCGATTTAGCTAGTCAACGGAGTCAAAAAGAGTTAGACAAAGTAGAAGTTGCAGCAGCTCAAGATCGAGTTTTTACTAAGGATGCAATTGCGGCAGCGGCTAAGAAAATTGAACAAGATATGGCCAATGCACCAGCTCCCGCTAAAGCTGTCAAGGACCACTTTGCGGCAGTTCTTGATGAATTAAACGATGGCGGTTTACCTAAAAACTATGCTTTCTTAATTGACTATTTGCTTGAAATTTCTAGTAGTTTACTCGAATATTTGCCTAAAAATGGGCAGATTTTATTTGACGATTTGCCTTTAATTAATCAAGCAGTTGAAACAGTTGATAAGCAAAACGCTGCTTTTATTAATGATGAACTAAAAACTGGTGCAATGTTGCCAGGGCAAAGCTTGCGGTCAGATTATACAAAGATTCTGAGCAAAGATAAGCACCATCGTATTTATTTCTCATTGTTTCAACGAAGCATGGGACGACTGCGCTTAGGCCAGATGCTCAATTGGTCAACACGTGAGCCAGAACAATTCTTTAGTCAAATGCCGCTGATTAAGTCAGAATTAGAATCTTATCAAAAGGCGGGGCAAACCGTCATTTTACAGGCTGATAATGAAAAAAGAGCACAGCAAATTGATCAAACAATGGTTGATTTTGGCTTAAATTTACCAATTGTTGGTGCAGACGAAATTGTTGAACAACGGACACAAATTGTAGTTGATGGCTTTGTTAGTGGCTTTAGTTTACCAACAGTTAAATTGGTATATCTAACGGAGCGTGAACTATTTAATAAGCGCCCACAACGTAAAAAAAGAATTAAGACACTGGAGAATGCCCAGCGTTTGCGCAATTATACTGAACTGAAGCCAGGGGATTATGTTGTTCATGTTAACCATGGGATTGGTCGGTTTGAAGGAATCAAGACTTTAGAAAATAATGGTACCAAGCGTGACTATATTACGATTACCTACCAGCATGGTGATCAGCTTTTTGTACCAGCAGATCAATTAAGCTTAGTACAAAAATACGTTGGTTCAGAAGGTAAGACACCACATATTAATAAGCTAGGTGGTAGTGAGTGGGCTAAAACCAAGCGTAAGGTTCAATCTAAAGTTGAAGATATTGCGGATGATTTGATTGAACTTTATGCCAAACGTGAATCAGAAAAAGGCTTTGCTTTTTCACCTGATGATGATCTACAAAAACAATTTGAAGATGCCTTTCCTTATCCAGAAACACCTGATCAATTGCGATCGGTTAAAGAAATTAAGCAAGATATGGAAAGCTCGAAGCCAATGGACCGTCTTTTAGTAGGGGATGTTGGTTTTGGAAAAACTGAGGTAGCCTTACGAGCAGCTTTTAAGGCAATTCAGGATAATAAACAAGTAGCCTTTTTAGTACCCACCACTATTTTGGCGCAACAACACTATGAGACGATTCAAGATCGCTTCAAAGATTTCCCAGTCAATACTGCTATGCTATCTCGTTTTCAAACGCTAGTTGAATCAAAGGAAATTATTGAAGGGCTAAAAAATGGCAAGATAGATTTGGTTGTTGGGACTCACCGTATTTTGTCTCAAGATGTAAAATTCAAGAATCTAGGATTGTTAATTGTTGACGAGGAGCAGCGGTTTGGCGTTAAGCACAAGGAAAAGTTAAAGCAGTTGAAGGCAAATATTGATGTTTTGACATTAACAGCTACGCCAATACCGCGAACGCTTCATATGTCAATGGTAGGTGTGCGTGATCTCTCAGTAATGGAAACGCCACCTCAAAACAGATACCCTATTCAAACTTATGTGATGGAACAAATTTCTAGTGTAGTAAGGGATGCATGCTTGCGTGAAATGCAACGTGATGGACAGGTCTTTTATTTACATAATCGGATTAGTGATATCGATGAAACTGTCGAAAAACTGCAGGAATTGATGCCACAGGCGCGAATTGCAGCTGCCCATGGTCGAATGAGTCAGAATCAGTTGGAAGATATTCTTTATCGCTTCCTGAATCGCGAGTTTGATATCTTGGTTACGACTACGATTATTGAAACAGGAATTGATATGCCCAATGTCAATACAATGATCATTGAAGATGCTGACCACTATGGTCTAAGTCAGTTGTATCAATTGCGGGGTAGAATTGGCCGTAGTGCTCGTTTGGCTTATGCTTACTTCTTGTATAAGCCAAATAAAGTTTTAACTGAGGTTGGTGAAAAACGGCTTGATGCGATCCGTGACTTCACTGAACTGGGTTCTGGTTTCAAAATAGCAATGCGTGACTTATCAATTCGTGGTGCTGGAAATATGCTGGGTGCACAACAGCATGGCTTTATTGATAGCGTTGGTTATGATTTGTACTCACAAATGCTGGCTGATGCAATTAAACAGCGTAAGGGGAAGACAACAGTCAAAAAGTCAAACGCAGAAATCGACCTTGGACTTGAGGCTTATATTCCAGATTCGTATATCGGTGATCAAGAAGAAAAAATTGAATTTTACAAAAAGATTAAAGCCGTCTCAAGTCAGGAAGAATTAGGTAAAATTGAAGATGAATTAATCGATCGTTTTGGTGACTATCCAACGGCCGTCGAGAATTTATTAGCTGTTGCCGGTCTAAAGGTTGATGCTGACATGGCTCAAGTGCTCAATGTGGTTAAAACTGACGATAAGATTAAAGTGGAATTTACGAACGCAGCTTCACGCGAACTTGAGGGACCTAATATTTTTAAGGCATTGGAGCATGTAAGCTTAAAGGCTCGCATTAGTATGAATCAAGAAAAAAGAATGGTTGTCTTACTATTGTTGCCGGATAAAATGAAGAATCGTGTTTTATTCAATGAACTGGCAACCTTTTTACAGGCAGCAAGCGACATTGTACAAAGGTAA